One Hevea brasiliensis isolate MT/VB/25A 57/8 chromosome 5, ASM3005281v1, whole genome shotgun sequence genomic region harbors:
- the LOC110633621 gene encoding uncharacterized protein LOC110633621, translating to MTTPAKEGKRWSDHKKMEGEDSLRTLECLRGRLLAERQASRVAKEEAQRMGDKLIELENKLREETKLMQRAEKKLKFLKKKLESLKISPTFEGLDLSSSYENCGSSCTSSTSTSGPKDPEESAFSQDMKDNVQDTTAFFQNHSTLDSNSDPKLKDSPLHKSSCQYASSCQDSKADSHSKSCSTLEAAKERNGRCESDTEDYVDNSLALVPVNVAAPTKTSELKIVNKSISEVLDALRHAREKIQSSMERRNMIRVGPS from the exons ATGACAACTCCTGCCAAGGAAGGCAAAAGATGGAG TGACCACAAGAAAATGGAAGGAGAGGATAGCTTGAGGACTTTAGAATGTCTAAGAGGAAGATTGCTTGCAGAGAGACAAGCTTCAAGGGTTGCTAAAGAGGAAGCACAACGCATGGGAGATAAG TTAATAGAACTAGAGAACAAACTAAGAGAAGAGACCAAATTGATGCAAAGGGCTGAAAAGAAGCTTAAATTCTTGAAGAAGAAGCTTGAGTCCTTGAAAATTTCTCCCACGTTTGAGGGATTAGATCTGTCAAGTTCATATGAGAATTGTGGGTCTTCTTGCACATCATCTACAAGCACATCAGGCCCCAAAGACCCTGAAGAATCTGCATTCTCTCAAGATATGAAGGATAATGTCCAAGACACAACTGCATTTTTTCAAAATCATTCTACTTTAGATTCTAACTCTGATCCTAAACTCAAAGATTCTCCACTGCACAAATCTAGCTGCCAGTATGCTTCAAGTTGTCAAGATTCAAAAGCAGATTCTCATTCTAAGAG CTGTTCAACCTTAGAAGCTGCTAAGGAGAGAAATGGAAGATGTGAGAGTGACACAGAGGATTATGTGGATAACTCATTGGCATTAGTTCCTGTGAATGTGGCTGCACCGACCAAGACCAGTGAGTTGAAGATAGTGAACAAAAGTATTAGTGAAGTTCTTGATGCTTTAAGGCATGCCAGAGAAAAGATACAGAGCTCAATGGAGAGAAGAAACATGATTAGAGT